Proteins encoded together in one Pseudomonas sp. TCU-HL1 window:
- the hmgA gene encoding homogentisate 1,2-dioxygenase, whose translation MVSPTPLSYQSGFDNEFSSEALPGALPVGQNSPQKTPYGLYAELLSGTAFTVPRSEARRTWMYRIKPSANHPQYQRLERQIAGNRLGPVTPNRLRWNPQDIPAERTDFIDGLVTIAATSDAEQASGVSVHLFRANASMQRVFFNADGELLIVPEQGRLRIATELGLLDVEPLEIAVIPRGMKFRVELLDATARGYICENHGAALRLPDLGPIGSNGLANPRDFLAPVAHYEDLDAPVALVQKFLGELWATELDHSPLDVVAWHGNNVPYKYDLRRFNTIGTVSYDHPDPSIFTVLTSPSDTFGQANVDFVIFPPRWMVAEKTFRPPWFHRNLMNEFMGLIQGVYDAKAEGFAPGGASLHNCMSAHGPDNATTTAAIAADLKPHKIDNTMAFMFETCRVLRPSQYALECPQLQSDYDACWAGMTKTFDKGRI comes from the coding sequence ATGGTCTCCCCCACCCCGCTCAGTTACCAGTCCGGTTTCGACAACGAGTTCAGCAGCGAAGCGCTGCCCGGCGCCCTGCCCGTTGGCCAGAACTCCCCGCAGAAAACGCCCTACGGCCTCTATGCCGAACTGCTTTCCGGTACCGCTTTCACGGTCCCGCGCAGCGAGGCCCGGCGAACCTGGATGTACCGCATCAAGCCTTCGGCCAACCATCCGCAATACCAGCGCCTGGAGCGCCAGATCGCCGGCAATCGCCTCGGTCCGGTGACACCCAACCGCCTGCGCTGGAACCCGCAGGACATTCCAGCCGAACGCACCGACTTCATCGACGGCCTGGTGACCATCGCCGCCACCAGCGATGCCGAGCAGGCATCGGGCGTCAGCGTGCACCTGTTCCGCGCCAATGCCTCGATGCAGCGGGTGTTCTTCAATGCCGATGGCGAGCTGCTGATCGTTCCCGAACAGGGCCGCCTGCGAATCGCCACCGAACTGGGCCTGCTGGACGTGGAGCCGCTGGAAATCGCGGTGATTCCGCGCGGCATGAAGTTCCGCGTCGAACTGCTGGATGCCACCGCCCGTGGCTATATCTGTGAGAACCACGGTGCCGCCCTGCGCCTGCCAGACCTCGGTCCCATCGGCAGCAACGGCCTGGCCAATCCGCGCGACTTCCTCGCTCCGGTGGCCCACTACGAAGACCTCGATGCGCCGGTCGCCCTGGTACAGAAGTTCCTCGGCGAACTCTGGGCCACCGAGCTGGACCACTCGCCCCTGGACGTGGTCGCCTGGCACGGCAACAACGTGCCCTACAAGTACGACCTGCGCCGCTTCAACACCATCGGTACGGTGAGCTACGACCACCCGGACCCGTCGATCTTCACCGTGCTCACCTCGCCCAGCGACACCTTTGGTCAGGCCAACGTCGACTTCGTGATCTTCCCGCCGCGCTGGATGGTGGCGGAGAAGACCTTCCGTCCGCCGTGGTTCCACCGCAACCTGATGAACGAATTCATGGGCCTGATCCAGGGCGTCTACGACGCCAAGGCTGAAGGCTTCGCCCCGGGTGGCGCCTCCCTGCACAATTGCATGAGCGCCCACGGCCCGGACAACGCCACCACCACCGCCGCCATCGCCGCCGATCTGAAACCGCACAAGATCGACAACACAATGGCCTTCATGTTCGAGACCTGCCGCGTACTGCGCCCCAGCCAGTACGCGCTGGAATGCCCACAACTGCAGAGCGACTACGATGCATGCTGGGCCGGCATGACCAAGACTTTCGACAAGGGCAGGATTTGA
- the fahA gene encoding fumarylacetoacetase, translating to MTQADHRRSWIASANGHPDFPLQNLPLGIFSPAGASPRGGVAIGDAIFDLKVASDAGLFSGEAAEAAQSACGDSLNAFFALGSSARRALRAQLQELLAEGSSAQERLEAMGQALLPAASICQLHLPAKVGDYTDFYVGIHHANNVGRLFRPDNPLLPNYKYVPIGYHGRASTVCVSGTPVRRPIGQTLPPGQDVPSFGPSKRLDYELELGIWIGQGNEMGESIAIADAQQHIAGYCLLNDWSARDVQAWEYQPLGPFLAKNFGTTVSPWVVTAEALEPFRATQPARPEGDPQPLPYLLDEADQAKGAFDIELEVLILTAAMREQGLPPHRLALSNTLNMYWTVAQMVAHHSVGGCKLQPGDLFGSGTLSGPQPEAFGSLLESTFGGKQAISLPGGEQRTFLQDGDEVILRARCQREGYPGIGFGECRGVLLAAR from the coding sequence ATGACCCAAGCAGACCACCGCCGCAGCTGGATCGCCTCCGCCAACGGCCACCCGGACTTCCCCCTGCAGAACCTGCCGCTGGGCATCTTCAGCCCGGCCGGCGCCTCGCCGCGTGGCGGCGTGGCCATCGGCGACGCCATCTTCGACCTCAAGGTGGCCAGCGATGCCGGCCTGTTCAGCGGTGAAGCCGCTGAAGCCGCGCAGTCAGCCTGTGGCGACAGCCTCAACGCCTTCTTCGCCCTTGGCAGCTCCGCCCGCCGCGCCCTGCGCGCCCAGCTGCAAGAGCTGCTGGCCGAAGGCAGCAGTGCCCAGGAGCGCCTGGAAGCCATGGGCCAGGCCCTGCTGCCAGCCGCGTCCATCTGCCAATTGCACCTGCCGGCCAAAGTGGGCGACTACACCGACTTCTATGTAGGCATCCACCACGCCAACAACGTCGGCCGCCTGTTCCGCCCGGACAACCCGCTGCTGCCCAACTACAAGTACGTGCCCATCGGCTACCACGGCCGCGCGTCCACCGTCTGCGTCTCCGGGACCCCGGTGCGCCGCCCCATCGGCCAAACCCTGCCGCCGGGCCAGGACGTACCGAGCTTCGGCCCCAGCAAGCGCCTGGACTACGAACTGGAACTGGGCATCTGGATCGGCCAGGGCAACGAGATGGGCGAGTCCATCGCCATCGCCGACGCCCAGCAGCACATCGCCGGCTACTGCCTGCTCAACGACTGGTCGGCACGCGACGTTCAGGCCTGGGAATACCAGCCGCTCGGTCCCTTCCTGGCGAAGAACTTCGGCACCACGGTGTCGCCCTGGGTGGTCACCGCCGAAGCCCTGGAACCCTTCCGTGCCACCCAGCCGGCACGCCCCGAAGGTGATCCGCAGCCTCTGCCCTACCTGCTGGACGAGGCGGACCAGGCCAAGGGCGCCTTCGATATCGAACTGGAAGTGCTGATCCTCACCGCCGCCATGCGCGAACAAGGCCTGCCGCCCCACCGCCTGGCACTGAGCAACACCCTGAACATGTACTGGACCGTGGCGCAGATGGTCGCCCACCACAGCGTTGGCGGCTGCAAGCTGCAACCTGGCGACCTGTTCGGCTCCGGCACCCTGTCCGGCCCCCAGCCGGAAGCCTTCGGCAGCCTGCTGGAAAGCACCTTCGGCGGCAAGCAAGCGATCAGCCTGCCAGGCGGCGAGCAGCGCACCTTCCTGCAAGATGGGGATGAAGTGATCCTGCGCGCTCGTTGCCAGCGGGAGGGATACCCCGGCATCGGCTTCGGCGAATGTCGCGGAGTATTGCTGGCGGCACGCTAA
- a CDS encoding anti-virulence regulator CigR family protein, protein MTRTRTLIATFTSLVLIAGSPALLADPGKGKGHDKGHSSAQGNNWSGGPQVDIGGIRIILGDNREYWGPAQSLPPGIQKNLARGKPLPPGIAKKLDGRLVNRLPHYEGYDWVRAGTDLILVAVATGIIHEVLQDVMD, encoded by the coding sequence ATGACCAGAACCCGCACGCTCATCGCAACATTCACCAGCCTTGTCCTCATCGCCGGCTCGCCCGCCCTGCTGGCCGACCCTGGCAAAGGCAAGGGACACGACAAGGGCCACTCCAGCGCGCAAGGCAACAACTGGTCCGGGGGCCCGCAGGTGGATATCGGCGGCATCCGCATCATCCTCGGCGATAACCGCGAATACTGGGGGCCCGCCCAATCCCTGCCGCCGGGTATCCAGAAGAACCTGGCACGCGGCAAGCCGCTGCCGCCGGGGATCGCCAAGAAACTCGACGGCCGCCTGGTCAACCGCCTGCCCCATTACGAAGGCTACGACTGGGTCCGCGCCGGTACCGACCTGATCCTGGTCGCGGTGGCCACGGGGATCATCCATGAAGTGCTGCAAGACGTGATGGATTGA
- a CDS encoding HPP family protein encodes MPKNPLRLGWQRLLPDASNAPPREWLRAAIGGCIAVALATLACIQLLGADLALRLAAPFAASSVLLFAVTSSPVAQPWPVVAGNVLSAAIGLLVGHWGLPPLATAALAFGLALVAMQALRCLHPPSCAVALGAALSGPVLAAQGWHLLLPVLLGSLVLVGTALLFNNLSGVPYPRKLAHPASSPHLTADPLPGERNGIAEVDLDHALAEFGSFVDVTRDDLQRLLQLTEKHALRRTMGDLRAARIMSRDLRTIGPQAPVSEAWRLLDQHHLKALPVLDDKQHLVGILTLSDLLGHAAGAAPRSLAERFRARREAPVSRLMSRPVRCVTVDTPVVELVSLLSDQGLHCLPVLDDSGRVVGIISQSDLIAALYRNWLQDLHQQPVLQLAS; translated from the coding sequence ATGCCCAAGAACCCTCTGCGTCTCGGGTGGCAGCGCCTGTTGCCGGACGCCAGTAACGCCCCTCCCCGGGAGTGGCTGCGCGCCGCCATCGGTGGCTGCATCGCCGTCGCCCTGGCCACCCTGGCCTGCATCCAGCTACTCGGAGCCGACCTGGCGTTGCGCCTGGCCGCACCTTTTGCCGCATCGTCCGTGCTGCTTTTCGCCGTGACCTCCAGCCCCGTGGCCCAGCCTTGGCCGGTAGTCGCTGGCAATGTGCTGTCGGCCGCCATCGGCCTGCTGGTCGGTCATTGGGGACTGCCCCCGCTGGCAACGGCCGCCCTTGCCTTCGGTCTGGCTCTGGTGGCGATGCAGGCGCTGCGCTGCCTGCACCCGCCAAGTTGTGCGGTAGCCCTGGGTGCCGCGTTAAGTGGACCGGTACTGGCTGCGCAAGGTTGGCACCTGCTGTTGCCGGTGTTGCTGGGATCGCTGGTGCTGGTGGGCACGGCGTTGCTGTTCAACAACCTCAGTGGCGTCCCTTACCCGCGCAAGCTCGCCCATCCGGCCAGTAGCCCGCACCTCACCGCCGACCCGTTGCCAGGCGAGCGCAATGGCATTGCCGAAGTGGATCTCGACCACGCGCTGGCCGAGTTCGGCAGCTTCGTCGATGTGACCCGCGATGACCTCCAGCGCCTGCTGCAGCTCACTGAAAAGCACGCCCTGCGCCGTACCATGGGCGACCTGCGAGCGGCGCGAATCATGTCCCGCGACCTGCGCACGATCGGCCCGCAGGCACCGGTCAGCGAGGCCTGGCGCCTGCTCGACCAGCATCATCTGAAAGCCCTGCCGGTACTGGACGACAAGCAGCATCTGGTGGGCATCCTGACCCTCTCCGACCTGCTCGGCCACGCCGCTGGCGCAGCGCCCCGCAGCCTCGCCGAGCGCTTCCGTGCCCGCCGCGAAGCGCCGGTATCGCGCTTGATGAGCCGCCCGGTGCGCTGCGTGACCGTGGACACACCGGTGGTGGAACTGGTGTCGCTGCTGTCCGACCAGGGCCTGCATTGCCTGCCGGTGCTGGACGACAGTGGCCGCGTGGTGGGGATCATCAGCCAGAGCGACCTGATCGCCGCGCTCTACCGCAACTGGCTGCAGGACCTGCACCAGCAGCCGGTGTTGCAGTTGGCGAGTTGA
- a CDS encoding LysR family transcriptional regulator, whose amino-acid sequence MDIDLARTFLEIVRTGSFVAAAERLHVTQTTITARVQNLEQQLDCRLFVRNRAGARLTADGEVFVAYANQLVQTWEAARRDLPLPEGYRDVLNLGGEVSLCSPLVLNWVIRLRERMPSHAVRAEVGEAGHLQQQLQSGLLDAALVYRPDYWPGLQVELLLEEKLIQVRSSANPEPYIYNDWGPEFRQRHDAALPEKASAVLATNLGPLALHYILQCGGSGYFRTRVVQGHLDSGELERVEKAPEFTYPTYLVYSREKDSPALRQAIEILREVVVEDIDWSRRWDPI is encoded by the coding sequence ATGGATATCGACCTGGCGCGCACCTTCCTGGAGATCGTCCGCACTGGCAGCTTCGTCGCCGCCGCCGAGCGCCTGCATGTGACCCAGACCACCATCACAGCGCGGGTGCAGAACCTGGAGCAGCAGCTGGACTGCCGGCTCTTCGTGCGCAACCGGGCGGGCGCACGACTGACCGCCGACGGTGAGGTGTTCGTCGCCTATGCCAACCAACTGGTGCAGACCTGGGAAGCGGCCCGGCGCGATCTGCCGCTGCCCGAGGGTTATCGCGATGTACTCAACCTGGGAGGCGAGGTGAGCCTGTGCAGCCCGCTGGTGCTCAACTGGGTGATTCGCCTGCGCGAGCGCATGCCGTCCCACGCGGTACGTGCCGAAGTTGGCGAAGCGGGGCATCTGCAACAGCAACTGCAAAGCGGCCTGCTGGATGCCGCGCTGGTCTACCGCCCGGACTACTGGCCGGGCCTGCAGGTGGAGCTGCTACTGGAGGAGAAGCTGATTCAAGTGCGTTCGTCCGCCAACCCCGAGCCCTACATCTACAACGACTGGGGGCCGGAATTCCGCCAACGCCACGACGCCGCGCTGCCGGAAAAGGCCAGCGCAGTGCTGGCCACCAACCTCGGCCCGCTGGCGTTGCACTACATCCTGCAATGTGGTGGTTCCGGCTACTTCCGGACCCGCGTGGTGCAGGGGCATTTGGACAGCGGCGAGCTGGAACGGGTGGAGAAGGCACCGGAGTTCACCTATCCCACCTACCTGGTCTATTCCCGTGAGAAGGATTCACCGGCCCTGCGCCAAGCCATCGAGATACTGCGCGAAGTGGTGGTCGAGGACATCGACTGGTCCCGGCGCTGGGACCCGATCTGA
- a CDS encoding YybH family protein: MSSETLKATTKLEVHEVFNQWLKAARAKDVDAILACYADDVIAYDAILKLQFNGLQAYGQHWRYCMEMCGGDGIFEPAEPTIQADASVAFLHCLVRCGGEQDGVVKTSWMRGTQCYVKRGGQWKIIHEHFSTPFDVESGNALFDLQP; the protein is encoded by the coding sequence ATGAGCAGTGAAACCCTCAAGGCCACCACCAAGCTGGAAGTGCACGAAGTCTTCAACCAGTGGCTGAAAGCGGCCCGTGCCAAGGATGTGGATGCCATCCTGGCGTGCTACGCGGATGACGTGATCGCCTACGACGCCATCCTCAAACTGCAGTTCAACGGCCTCCAGGCCTACGGGCAGCATTGGCGCTATTGCATGGAAATGTGTGGTGGCGACGGCATATTCGAGCCGGCAGAGCCGACCATCCAGGCCGACGCCAGCGTTGCCTTCCTGCACTGCCTGGTCCGCTGCGGCGGCGAGCAGGACGGCGTGGTGAAGACCAGCTGGATGCGCGGCACTCAGTGCTACGTCAAGCGCGGCGGGCAGTGGAAAATCATCCACGAGCACTTCTCCACCCCCTTCGATGTGGAAAGCGGCAACGCCCTGTTCGACCTCCAGCCCTGA
- a CDS encoding RNA polymerase sigma factor produces the protein MRQQVEAIYRSDSRRVLATLIRLLGDFDLAEEALHDAFIAAVQQWPRDGIPTNPRAWLVSAGRFKAIDGLRRRARFDASKRHLVEELEEAASAFEGGEDLEDDRLRLIFTCCHPALPADAQVPLTLREVCDLKTEEIARAFLSTPSTIAQRIVRAKAKIRDARIPYQVPALAELPERLDNVLRVIYLVFNEGYSASSGDSLTRTDLSAEAIRLARLLLELLPDPEVMGLLALMLLHDSRRAARATEDGELILLDDQDRSLWNQAQIAEGLALVTQALASRRVGVYLLQAAIAAVHAQAADAARTDWGQIVGLYDVMLRLVQSPVVALNRAVAIAMRDGPASGLQEVDALLEGGELRDYHLAHAARADFCRRLGRKAEAAEAYRSALALVRQEPERRFIEKRLRELET, from the coding sequence CTGCGCCAGCAGGTCGAGGCGATCTACCGCAGCGACTCGCGTCGCGTGCTGGCCACGCTGATCCGCCTGCTAGGGGATTTCGACCTGGCCGAAGAAGCCCTGCACGACGCCTTCATCGCCGCCGTGCAGCAATGGCCGCGGGACGGCATCCCTACCAACCCGCGCGCCTGGCTGGTGTCGGCCGGTCGCTTCAAGGCCATCGACGGCCTGCGCCGGCGTGCCCGATTCGATGCCTCCAAGCGCCATCTGGTGGAGGAACTGGAGGAGGCCGCCAGCGCCTTCGAGGGGGGTGAGGATCTGGAGGACGACCGCCTGCGGCTGATCTTTACCTGCTGCCACCCGGCATTGCCGGCCGACGCCCAGGTACCCCTGACCCTGCGCGAGGTCTGCGACCTGAAGACCGAGGAAATTGCCCGCGCCTTTCTCAGCACCCCGTCCACCATTGCCCAGCGCATCGTGCGCGCCAAGGCGAAGATCCGCGACGCGCGCATCCCCTATCAGGTGCCGGCCCTGGCCGAACTGCCGGAGCGGCTGGATAACGTCCTGCGGGTCATCTACCTGGTGTTCAACGAGGGGTATTCGGCATCTTCCGGCGACTCCCTGACCCGTACCGACCTGTCGGCGGAGGCCATCCGCCTGGCCCGGCTGCTGCTCGAACTGCTGCCCGATCCGGAAGTCATGGGCCTGCTGGCATTGATGCTGCTGCACGACTCGCGCCGCGCCGCCCGCGCCACCGAGGACGGCGAGCTGATTCTGCTGGACGACCAGGACCGCAGCCTCTGGAACCAGGCGCAGATTGCCGAAGGCCTTGCGCTGGTGACCCAGGCCCTGGCCAGCCGGCGTGTCGGCGTCTACCTGCTGCAGGCGGCTATCGCCGCCGTGCATGCCCAGGCAGCGGATGCCGCGCGCACCGACTGGGGGCAGATCGTCGGGCTCTACGACGTCATGCTGCGCCTGGTGCAGTCGCCCGTGGTGGCGCTGAACCGTGCCGTGGCCATCGCCATGCGCGACGGCCCGGCGTCAGGGTTGCAGGAAGTCGATGCCCTGCTGGAGGGGGGCGAGCTGCGTGACTACCACCTGGCCCACGCGGCCCGTGCCGACTTCTGCCGGCGCCTCGGACGCAAGGCAGAAGCGGCTGAGGCCTATCGCAGCGCCCTGGCGCTGGTACGCCAGGAACCCGAGCGACGTTTCATCGAGAAGCGCCTGCGCGAACTGGAAACCTGA
- a CDS encoding YciI family protein, with protein sequence MKYLCLIYIEEAKLASLTDADYQAIAGECVDYTEQLTASGHYLASNALESVRTATTLRLQGGRVSMTDGPFAETKEQLGGFYLIEARDLNEALQIAAKIPPARLGCIEVRPVREPEVRPTLGVAS encoded by the coding sequence ATGAAATACCTGTGCCTGATCTATATCGAAGAGGCCAAGCTGGCCAGCCTGACCGATGCCGACTACCAGGCCATCGCCGGCGAATGCGTGGACTACACCGAGCAGCTCACCGCCAGCGGCCATTACCTGGCGTCCAATGCCCTGGAGTCAGTGCGCACCGCCACCACCCTGCGCCTGCAGGGTGGCCGCGTTTCAATGACCGATGGCCCCTTCGCTGAAACCAAGGAGCAGCTCGGCGGCTTCTACCTGATCGAAGCCCGCGACCTCAACGAGGCCCTGCAGATCGCCGCGAAGATTCCGCCGGCACGCCTGGGTTGCATCGAGGTGCGGCCGGTGCGCGAGCCCGAGGTGCGGCCAACCCTGGGCGTGGCGTCATGA
- a CDS encoding SRPBCC family protein: MFKAIVAIIVIVILGVLGYAAISPDHFRIERTTTIAAPPEKVFPLINDLHQWTAWSPWEKLDPALKRTYSGPKSGVGAVYSWQGNNEVGTGSMEITHSEPASKVEIKLDFQMPFEAHNTAEFILRPQDGGTQVTWAMYGPSPYMHRLMQVFFDMDDMVGSKFDQGLVNLKAAAEK; encoded by the coding sequence ATGTTCAAAGCCATCGTCGCCATTATCGTCATCGTAATTCTCGGCGTACTGGGATACGCCGCGATCAGCCCGGACCATTTCCGCATCGAACGCACCACCACCATTGCGGCGCCGCCGGAGAAGGTCTTCCCGCTGATCAACGACCTGCACCAATGGACCGCCTGGTCGCCCTGGGAAAAGCTCGACCCGGCGCTTAAACGTACCTACTCCGGCCCGAAGTCGGGCGTGGGGGCGGTCTATTCCTGGCAGGGCAACAACGAAGTGGGCACGGGGAGCATGGAAATCACCCACAGCGAGCCGGCATCGAAGGTGGAAATCAAGCTGGACTTCCAGATGCCCTTCGAAGCCCACAACACCGCCGAATTCATCCTGCGCCCGCAGGACGGCGGCACCCAGGTCACCTGGGCCATGTACGGGCCTTCGCCCTACATGCACCGGCTCATGCAGGTGTTTTTCGACATGGATGACATGGTCGGCAGCAAGTTCGACCAGGGCCTGGTAAACCTCAAGGCCGCCGCCGAGAAATAG
- a CDS encoding LysR family transcriptional regulator, producing MTQYKIDHADLALVLALVRGGTLARAAGQLRVDVSTVFRSLRRLEQALGSVLFEKSRAGYLPNAAAQLLAQQAELAEKALEAARLGLEQGREAVSGTLRLTCTDAVLHGLLLPALAHFMPAYPALELELTTSNDFANLSRRDADVALRLTTSPPGHLVGRSLGAVPYMLCASRDYLARQTEADPARMTWIAPDDFLPNQPSVVWRRQRFPDVQPSYRCNSVFSVAQLVRAGLGVAALPEFLVRGEQGIQVLESDLPGCASALWLLTRPDCRALRAVTTLFEELGRHIHLPGTASRSG from the coding sequence ATGACGCAATACAAGATCGACCACGCCGACCTGGCCCTGGTACTGGCGCTGGTTCGTGGCGGCACCCTGGCGCGAGCCGCCGGGCAGCTCAGGGTGGATGTCTCCACGGTATTCCGCTCCCTGCGTCGCCTGGAGCAGGCGCTGGGTAGCGTCCTGTTCGAGAAAAGCCGCGCAGGTTACCTGCCCAATGCCGCAGCGCAACTGCTGGCCCAGCAGGCTGAATTGGCGGAGAAGGCGCTGGAAGCGGCGCGCCTGGGCCTGGAACAGGGCCGCGAGGCGGTCAGCGGTACCCTGCGACTGACCTGCACCGATGCGGTCCTGCATGGCCTGCTGTTGCCCGCCCTGGCGCACTTCATGCCGGCTTATCCCGCACTGGAACTGGAGCTGACCACGTCCAACGACTTCGCCAACCTCAGCCGCCGCGACGCCGACGTCGCCCTGCGCCTGACGACCTCGCCGCCGGGCCATCTGGTGGGGCGCTCCCTGGGCGCGGTGCCCTATATGCTCTGTGCGTCTCGGGACTACCTGGCCCGACAGACTGAAGCTGATCCGGCACGGATGACCTGGATCGCCCCGGACGATTTCCTACCCAACCAGCCCAGCGTGGTCTGGCGCCGTCAGCGCTTCCCCGACGTACAGCCCAGCTACCGCTGCAACAGCGTGTTCTCGGTGGCGCAACTGGTACGCGCGGGGCTTGGCGTGGCGGCACTGCCGGAGTTCCTGGTACGAGGCGAGCAAGGAATCCAGGTGCTGGAAAGCGACCTGCCGGGTTGTGCCAGCGCGCTTTGGCTGTTGACTCGACCGGACTGCCGCGCCCTGCGTGCGGTCACCACCCTGTTCGAGGAACTGGGCCGGCATATCCACTTGCCAGGCACGGCATCACGGAGCGGCTAA
- a CDS encoding CTP synthase C-terminal region-related (seleno)protein codes for MKQPRQLRIGLVGDRDDAITAHRAIPRALDLVAQATELALEALWLATDQLDPRALGDFDGLWCVPGSPYRDTHAALLAITHARRNALPFLGTCGGFQHALLEHAHNVLGWTDAEHAETNPDAPRAIISPLPCALRETLERVQLQAGSHLAEAYGALEAFEGYHCGYGLNPAFREQLTQGPLKVVATDAAGAVRAVELEGHPFFVATLFQPERAALIGRLPPLVVAFVNACQSDTP; via the coding sequence ATGAAGCAACCCCGGCAGTTGCGCATAGGCCTGGTGGGTGACAGGGACGATGCCATCACCGCACATCGCGCCATTCCACGAGCCCTGGACCTGGTGGCGCAGGCCACGGAGCTGGCGCTGGAAGCACTCTGGCTGGCCACTGACCAGCTCGACCCTCGCGCTCTGGGCGACTTCGACGGCCTCTGGTGTGTACCCGGCAGCCCGTACCGCGACACCCACGCGGCGCTGCTGGCCATTACCCATGCGCGACGCAACGCCCTGCCCTTTCTCGGCACCTGTGGCGGCTTCCAGCATGCACTGCTGGAACATGCACACAACGTGCTCGGCTGGACCGACGCAGAGCACGCCGAAACCAACCCGGATGCCCCCCGCGCGATCATCAGCCCATTACCCTGCGCCCTGCGGGAAACCCTGGAACGGGTGCAACTGCAGGCCGGCTCACACCTGGCCGAAGCCTATGGCGCCCTTGAGGCCTTCGAGGGGTATCACTGCGGGTATGGCCTGAATCCCGCCTTTCGCGAGCAACTGACCCAGGGGCCGCTGAAGGTCGTCGCCACCGACGCTGCCGGTGCCGTGCGAGCCGTGGAGTTGGAGGGGCATCCCTTCTTCGTCGCCACCCTGTTCCAGCCGGAGCGCGCCGCGCTGATCGGCCGCCTGCCGCCGCTGGTGGTGGCCTTCGTCAACGCTTGCCAGAGCGACACCCCATGA
- a CDS encoding antibiotic biosynthesis monooxygenase family protein, translating to MIAHTPEPPYYAVIFTSQRSETEQDYATTAERMLELARGWPGFLGVESARGNDGLGITVSYWASEEDIRTWRAQAEHREAQRRGREEWYQAFRTRVAHVERDYGKA from the coding sequence ATGATCGCCCACACACCCGAGCCGCCCTATTACGCGGTGATTTTCACCTCCCAGCGCAGCGAAACCGAGCAGGACTACGCCACCACCGCCGAACGCATGCTGGAGCTGGCAAGGGGCTGGCCAGGCTTTCTCGGTGTGGAGTCCGCCCGGGGCAACGATGGGCTGGGGATTACCGTGTCCTACTGGGCCAGCGAAGAGGACATCCGCACCTGGCGCGCCCAGGCCGAGCACCGGGAGGCGCAACGGCGCGGCAGGGAAGAGTGGTACCAGGCGTTTCGTACACGGGTGGCCCATGTGGAAAGGGATTACGGGAAGGCGTGA